In one window of Ostrinia nubilalis chromosome 21, ilOstNubi1.1, whole genome shotgun sequence DNA:
- the LOC135082294 gene encoding serine/threonine-protein phosphatase 4 catalytic subunit, whose translation MSDTSDLDRQIEQLKRCEIIMEAEVKALCAKAREILVEESNVQRVDSPVTVCGDIHGQFYDLKELFKVGGDVPETNYLFMGDFVDRGFYSVETFLLLLALKVRYPDRITLIRGNHESRQITQVYGFYDECLRKYGSITVWRYCTEIFDYLSLSAIIDGRIFCVHGGLSPSIQTLDQIRTIDRKQEVPHDGPMCDLLWSDPEDTQGWGVSPRGAGYLFGSDVVAQFNVSNDIDMICRAHQLVMEGYKWHFNETVLTVWSAPNYCYRCGNVAAILELNENLQREFTIFEAAPQESRGVPSKKPQADYFL comes from the exons ATGTCGGACACAAGTGATCTGGATCGTCAAATTGAGCAGCTGAAGAGATGTGAGATTATAATGGAAGCCGAGGTTAAGGCTTTATGTGCAAAGGCTCGTGAAATTCTCGTCGAAGAAAGCAATGTTCAGCGCGTGGATTCCCCTGTGACG GTGTGCGGTGACATTCATGGCCAGTTCTACGACTTGAAAGAACTGTTTAAAGTTGGCGGAGATGTTCCTGAAaccaattacttatttatgGGAGACTTTGTAGACCGAGGCTTCTATTCTGTGGAGACTTTCTTACTATTATTGGCATTGAAA GTACGTTATCCAGACAGAATCACATTAATCCGTGGCAATCACGAATCAAGACAAATTACACAAGTTTATGGTTTTTACGATGAATGTCTCAGAAAATATGGATCAATCACAGTTTGGAG GTACTGCACAGAAATATTTGACTATCTGTCCTTGTCTGCGATCATTGACGGGCGGATATTCTGCGTGCATGGGGGGCTCAGCCCCTCGATACAGACGCTAGACCAGATCCGCACCATCGACCGCAAACAGGAGGTGCCACACGACGGGCCTATGTGCGACCTGCTTTGGAGTGACCCTGAAG ACACACAAGGCTGGGGCGTGTCCCCCAGAGGTGCGGGCTACTTATTCGGATCCGACGTGGTAGCCCAATTCAACGTGTCCAACGACATCGACATGATCTGCCGGGCCCATCAGCTAGTTATGGAAGGCTACAAGTGGCACTTCAACGAGACTGTCCTCACTGTGTGGTCTGCCCCCAACTATTGCTACAG ATGCGGCAACGTAGCTGCGATATTAGAACTGAACGAAAACCTCCAACGCGAGTTCACGATATTCGAGGCCGCGCCGCAGGAGTCGCGAGGCGTGCCTTCCAAGAAACCGCAGGCCGATTACTTCTTATAA